The following are from one region of the Paracoccus sp. S3-43 genome:
- a CDS encoding amino acid ABC transporter substrate-binding protein encodes MRSLILSAALALTTALPAALPAAADTIRVGMSGGYFPFTFTRADELQGFEVDLMNAVGEITGDQIEFVTMSFSGLIGALESGRIDTVANQITITPEREAKFAFTQPYVYDGAQVVVKAGNEDTITGPESLKGKSVAVNLGSNFEELLRALPYADEIDIRTYESNIEQDTALGRVDAFVMDRVSSAQVIKQSPLPLALAGQPFDEIRNALPFRKDEAGIALRDRVDAAITQLKENGRLAEISRTWLDADVTKPLADAAE; translated from the coding sequence ATGCGCAGCCTGATCCTTTCTGCCGCCCTTGCGCTGACCACCGCCCTGCCCGCTGCCCTGCCCGCCGCCGCCGATACGATCCGCGTCGGCATGTCGGGCGGCTATTTCCCCTTCACCTTCACCCGCGCCGACGAATTGCAGGGCTTCGAGGTGGATCTGATGAACGCCGTGGGCGAAATCACCGGCGACCAGATCGAATTCGTCACCATGTCCTTTTCCGGGCTGATCGGCGCGCTGGAATCGGGCCGCATCGACACGGTGGCCAACCAGATCACCATCACCCCGGAGCGCGAGGCGAAATTCGCCTTTACCCAGCCCTATGTCTATGACGGCGCGCAGGTGGTGGTGAAGGCGGGCAACGAAGACACCATCACCGGACCCGAAAGCCTCAAGGGCAAGTCGGTCGCGGTGAACCTGGGGTCCAATTTCGAGGAATTGCTGCGCGCCCTGCCCTATGCCGACGAAATCGACATCCGCACCTATGAAAGCAACATCGAACAGGACACCGCGCTTGGCCGGGTCGATGCCTTCGTGATGGACCGCGTGTCCTCGGCCCAGGTCATCAAGCAAAGCCCCCTGCCCCTGGCGCTGGCGGGCCAGCCCTTCGACGAGATCCGAAACGCCCTGCCCTTCCGCAAGGACGAGGCCGGGATCGCGCTGCGCGACAGGGTCGATGCGGCGATCACCCAGTTGAAGGAAAACGGCAGGCTGGCCGAGATCTCGCGGACATGGCTGGATGCCGATGTGACCAAGCCCCTGGCCGACGCCGCTGAATGA
- a CDS encoding amino acid ABC transporter permease yields MRGLDTAYMGDLVPVILGYVPLTLGMALIAMAAALALAVLLAILRVLRVPVADSIVAVFISFFRGTPLLVQLFLFYYGLPQLVPALTNIDGITAAVIGLTLHFAAYMAETIRGAILGVDRSQWEAAQSIGMTQGQLLRRIVLPQASRVAAPTLMNYFIDLIKSTSLAFTLGVTEMMGAAQKEAAGSFLYLEAFLVVAVIYWIMVEILSVGQRWMERHLGKAVAR; encoded by the coding sequence ATGAGGGGGCTGGACACCGCCTATATGGGGGATCTGGTCCCGGTCATCCTGGGCTATGTCCCGCTGACCCTGGGCATGGCGCTGATCGCGATGGCGGCGGCGCTGGCCTTGGCGGTGCTGCTGGCCATCCTGCGCGTGCTGCGCGTGCCGGTCGCCGACAGCATCGTGGCGGTGTTCATCAGCTTCTTTCGCGGCACGCCGCTGCTGGTGCAGCTGTTCCTGTTCTATTACGGGCTGCCGCAACTGGTCCCGGCGCTGACGAATATCGACGGGATCACGGCGGCGGTGATCGGCCTGACGCTGCATTTCGCGGCCTATATGGCGGAAACCATCCGCGGCGCGATCCTGGGCGTGGACCGCAGCCAATGGGAGGCCGCGCAGTCCATCGGCATGACCCAGGGCCAGCTTCTGCGTCGCATCGTGCTGCCGCAGGCGTCCCGCGTCGCCGCGCCGACGCTGATGAACTATTTCATCGACCTGATCAAAAGCACGTCCCTGGCCTTCACCCTGGGCGTGACCGAGATGATGGGCGCGGCGCAGAAAGAGGCGGCGGGCAGTTTCCTGTATCTGGAAGCCTTCCTGGTCGTCGCCGTGATCTATTGGATCATGGTCGAGATCCTGTCGGTCGGACAACGCTGGATGGAACGCCATCTGGGAAAGGCGGTGGCGCGATGA